The Oncorhynchus kisutch isolate 150728-3 unplaced genomic scaffold, Okis_V2 Okis07a-Okis12b_hom, whole genome shotgun sequence genome includes a region encoding these proteins:
- the LOC116360104 gene encoding fibrinogen-like protein 1 produces MVGRLQAEMEDLVRVINYQHRYIQGLHLSQAQKLPQIPQTHLQTGGQYKDCAEIFKDGNSVSGLYMIRPNQAPSSFMVFCDMSDGGGWTVVQRRKDGTESFDRAWVEYKHGFGDSESDGEFWLGNDPLHYLTSQGDYNLKINMEDFDGNQRFAKYKNMKVDDEKNQYKLHLGEYTGNAGDALPEAHSRPSGQWNSLGAGQLGVKFSTYDHPNKDDEKCIRHDMSGWWFSKCESGNLNGHYYNGPYQAVMDDGVVWYTWHGWWYSIKSVVMMIRASDVHPAGSDVQLTRTPDDIDPVKNFASIRIG; encoded by the exons ATGGTGGGGCGTCTGCAGGCTGAGATGGAGGACCTGGTGAGGGTGATCAACTACCAGCACCGCTACATCCAGGGGCTTCACCTCAGCCAGGCCCAGAAGCTGCCCCAGATCCCCCAGACACACCTCCAGACTGGGGGCCAGTACAAAG ACTGTGCTGAGATCTTTAAGGATGGGAACTCCGTTAGTGGCCTGTATATGATCAGACCGAACCAGGCTCCCTCCTCCTTCATGGTGTTCTGTGACATGAGTGATGGAGGAGGCTGGACTGTCGTCCAGAGGAGAAAGGACGGCACGGAGTCCTTCGACAG agCGTGGGTGGAGTATAAGCATGGTTTTGGAGACAGCGAGTCAGACGGAGAGTTCTGGCTAGGGAACGACCCCCTACACTACCTCACCTCTCAAG GCGACTACAACCTAAAGATCAACATGGAGGACTTTGACGGAAACCAGCGCTTCGCCAAGTACAAAAACATGAAAGTTGATGATGAAAAG aACCAGTATAAGCTTCATCTGGGTGAGTACACTGGCAATGCGGGGGATGCCCTCCCCGAAGCCCACTCCCGTCCCAGTGGGCAGTGGAACAGTTTAGGGGCCGGTCAACTGGGAGTCAAGTTCAGTACCTACGACCATCCCAACAAGGACGATGAGAAGTGTATCCGCCATGACATGTCAGGCTGGTGGTTCAGCAA GTGTGAGTCTGGCAACTTGAACGGTCACTACTACAACGggccgtaccaagcggtgatggaTGACGGGGTGGTCTGGTACACCTGGCACGGCTGGTGGTATTCAATCAAATCCGTAGTCATGATGATCCGGGCCTCCGACGTCCATCCGGCTGGATCTGATGTCCAACTGACCAGAACACCAGATGACATCGATCCTGTTAAGAATTTTGCCTCAATTAGGATAGGCTGA
- the LOC109878497 gene encoding zinc finger protein 629 isoform X1, which produces MATMADCVGYQLQIASIMEVLANSAVVEICKIVDDGYSSLRSQMEQERVQIEREREQTEKEKYVLRRKLREMDVKMRSYERRLRRRDLRNEMHAVNLRPHEVSVSSIAMPVSNDQARGPLATIEDHSQYHHMPQEDRTALSLIKQERVDSCGVDLKVEQNIRSESRPTVPEPNDDDSERHNMADTHSSPTAATEDPTEPTRTSGSEANLKSEMGTEGVNQRPQQPTGPDLSTELLNSPGLDLALMQERVLGHLGLSLAQAAAANAEAAGHPSCSYQTQADVESQSRQFPGSDMGVFAPFDMTAPPPPAPPANQRQPHGATTTNEPMGCNFCGRIFHSQASLEVHQRVHTGQRPFSCPHCGKSFAQPNNLRVHLLIHSGERRYRCSICGKSFISSSHLKRHRTVHTQEKPYICSRCGQSFTQLCSVRRHRQQSRCGEPPHAQNELSA; this is translated from the exons ATGGCAACAATGGCGGACTGTGTTGGTTATCAATTGCAAATAGCTTCGATAATGGAGGTGCTAGCCAATTCGGCGGTGGTCGAGATCTGCAAAATTGTTGATGATGGTTATTCCTCTCTGCGTTCCCAAATGGAGCAGGAAAGAGTGcaaattgagagggagagagagcaaaccGAGAAAGAGAAATATGTGCTCCGACGAAAATTACGCGAAATGGACGTGAAGATGCGGAGCTATGAGCGAAGACTCAGAAGACGCGATCTACGGAATGAAATGCATGCAGTTAATTTGAGACCACATGAAG TTTCAGTGTCTTCAATTGCCATGCCAGTGAGTAATGACCAGGCCCGAGGCCCCCTGGCTACAATCGAGGACCATTCACAATACCACCACATGCCTCAG GAAGACAGAACTGCATTGTCCCTAATCAAGCAGGAAAGAGTGGACAGCTGTGGCGTGGACCTGAAGGTAGAACAAAACATCCGCTCAGAGAGTAGACCCACTG TTCCAGAACCCAACGACGATGACAGCGAGAGACATAACATGGCTGACACTCACAGCTCGCCCACTGCAGCCACAGAGGACCCCACTGAGCCCACTAGGACCAGTGGATCCGAAGCTAACCTCAAgtcagagatggggacagagggtGTGAACCAGAGACCCCAGCAGCCAACAGGACCAGATCTCAGCACAGAGCTACTGAATAGCCCCGGTTTGGATCTGGCTCTGATGCAGGAGAGGGTCCTGGGGCATCTGGGGCTTTCCTTGGCCCAGGCAGCAGCCGCAAACGCAGAGGCTGCCGGGCATCCATCTTGCTCCTACCAAACCCAGGCTGACGTAGAGAGCCAGTCCAGACAGTTCCCCGGCAGCGACATGGGCGTCTTCGCCCCCTTTGACAtgacagctcctcctcctcccgcaCCCCCAGCGAATCAGAGGCAGCCGCATGGAGCCACGACGACGAACGAGCCAATGGGCTGTAACTTCTGCGGCCGCATCTTCCACAGCCAGGCGTCCCTGGAGgtgcaccagagggtccacacggGACAGCGGCCGTTCAGCTGCCCACACTGCGGCAAGTCATTCGCGCAGCCCAACAACCTCCGGGTGCACCTGCTAATCCACAGTGGCGAGAGGCGGTACCGGTGCTCGatctgtgggaagagtttcattTCGTCAAGTCACCTTAAGAGACACAGGACCGTTCACACCCAGGAGAAACCCTACATCTGCTCTCGGTGCGGCCAGTCCTTCACTCAACTCTGCAGCGTCCGGAGACACAGACAGCAGTCGCGGTGCGGCGAGCCACCTCACGCTCAAAACGAACTTTCTGCTTGA
- the LOC109878497 gene encoding zinc finger protein 629 isoform X2: MKEDRTALSLIKQERVDSCGVDLKVEQNIRSESRPTVPEPNDDDSERHNMADTHSSPTAATEDPTEPTRTSGSEANLKSEMGTEGVNQRPQQPTGPDLSTELLNSPGLDLALMQERVLGHLGLSLAQAAAANAEAAGHPSCSYQTQADVESQSRQFPGSDMGVFAPFDMTAPPPPAPPANQRQPHGATTTNEPMGCNFCGRIFHSQASLEVHQRVHTGQRPFSCPHCGKSFAQPNNLRVHLLIHSGERRYRCSICGKSFISSSHLKRHRTVHTQEKPYICSRCGQSFTQLCSVRRHRQQSRCGEPPHAQNELSA, encoded by the exons ATGAAG GAAGACAGAACTGCATTGTCCCTAATCAAGCAGGAAAGAGTGGACAGCTGTGGCGTGGACCTGAAGGTAGAACAAAACATCCGCTCAGAGAGTAGACCCACTG TTCCAGAACCCAACGACGATGACAGCGAGAGACATAACATGGCTGACACTCACAGCTCGCCCACTGCAGCCACAGAGGACCCCACTGAGCCCACTAGGACCAGTGGATCCGAAGCTAACCTCAAgtcagagatggggacagagggtGTGAACCAGAGACCCCAGCAGCCAACAGGACCAGATCTCAGCACAGAGCTACTGAATAGCCCCGGTTTGGATCTGGCTCTGATGCAGGAGAGGGTCCTGGGGCATCTGGGGCTTTCCTTGGCCCAGGCAGCAGCCGCAAACGCAGAGGCTGCCGGGCATCCATCTTGCTCCTACCAAACCCAGGCTGACGTAGAGAGCCAGTCCAGACAGTTCCCCGGCAGCGACATGGGCGTCTTCGCCCCCTTTGACAtgacagctcctcctcctcccgcaCCCCCAGCGAATCAGAGGCAGCCGCATGGAGCCACGACGACGAACGAGCCAATGGGCTGTAACTTCTGCGGCCGCATCTTCCACAGCCAGGCGTCCCTGGAGgtgcaccagagggtccacacggGACAGCGGCCGTTCAGCTGCCCACACTGCGGCAAGTCATTCGCGCAGCCCAACAACCTCCGGGTGCACCTGCTAATCCACAGTGGCGAGAGGCGGTACCGGTGCTCGatctgtgggaagagtttcattTCGTCAAGTCACCTTAAGAGACACAGGACCGTTCACACCCAGGAGAAACCCTACATCTGCTCTCGGTGCGGCCAGTCCTTCACTCAACTCTGCAGCGTCCGGAGACACAGACAGCAGTCGCGGTGCGGCGAGCCACCTCACGCTCAAAACGAACTTTCTGCTTGA
- the LOC109885919 gene encoding zinc finger protein 35 isoform X1, with product MLTASELNTNNIAEDVHINILASIMEVLANAAVAEICQLVDDGYAVLRLEISRTQSENQALKTKLHLVEVRSRERSVKRSIVPPLSSCFGALGTDQVEEKQSPSVRRNGGSVVLGDRSTRTVSEENLDTTEHPEVVVVKEEKLEEELRDCGSKHNQQPRRLISVSRSLVAVNDQILNAETSPVEVAEEKRDSDNQRLQQTANRHSTASQHTHSSDCVTYQRESHTATGLSRIEDGRDMLDPSCSYLVETDSTKPLDAQPPLTPSGVTTLCDSTASSASLGWKQEAGGVDTLKMEAGMPSWTKGRDIGMGLAAQCGVDIPGKNREGIQLGNGTNVCPQSNVNLRESESSEGRKSSEPDVKGFDTSLDYFFSPAEMAGIQTHHRGDDAGGEELTSCPYPGDDGFVSPSNSTQGGLPFSNRLVNCQECGRLFSNSLDLALHQRIHMGEKLFSCTQCDKQFLHLHQLKTHQRIHTREKPFSCSQCGKRFSQSSHIKRHMSVHTGEKRFGCSVCGKRFSQSCSLKVHQSVHTGERPFSCTQCGKSFSVLGNLMRHQSVHRRTQD from the exons CTCGCCTCCATCATGGAGGTATTGGCTAACGCGGCAGTGGCAGAAATCTGCCAACTTGTAGACGATGGCTATGCCGTGTTGCGCCTTGAAATATCGAGAACTCAGAGCGAAAACCAGGCTTTGAAGACCAAACTACACCTGGTGGAGGTTCGTTCTAGGGAACGATCTGTCAAAAGAAGCATCGTACCCCCATTGTCGAGCTGTTTTGGCGCGCTAGGAACAG ATCAAGTCGAAGAGAAGCAGTCCCCCAGTGTAAGGAGAAATGGAGGATCCGTGGTGTTGGGGGACAGGAGCACTAGGACTGTCAGTGAAGAG AACCTTGACACGACTGAGCATCCTGAGGTAGTGGTTGTAAAAGAAGAGAAATTGGAAGAGGAGCTGAGAGACTGTGGCTCAAAGCACAACCAGCAACCCAGGAGACTGA TTAGTGTGTCTCGGTCTCTTGTTGCTGTGAACGATCAAATCCTGAATGCAGAAACTTCACCTGTGGAGGTAGCTGAGGAGAAGCGGGACAGCGACAACCAGAGGCTCCAACAGACCGCGAACAGACACAGCACGGCAAGCCAGCACACACACAGCTCGGACTGTGTGACAtatcagagagagagtcatacagcaACTGGCCTCTCTCGCATAGAGGATGGTAGAGACATGCTTGATCCATCTTGTTCTTATTTGGTGGAAACGGACTCTACTAAGCCACTTGATGCCCAGCCGCCCTTGACTCCGAGTGGGGTCACAACCTTGTGTGACAGTACGGCCTCCTCTGCCTCACTGGGCTGGAAGCAGGAGGCCGGAGGAGTTGACACTCTTAAAATGGAGGCAGGAATGCCCTCCTGGACCAAAGGGAGGGATATTGGAATGGGCCTGGCTGCTCAGTGTGGAGTTGACATCCCTGGGAAAAACAGGGAGGGTATTCAGCTGGGGAACGGCACAAACGTCTGTCCTCAGAGCAACGTTAATTTAAGGGAGAGCGAGTCATCGGAAGGGCGCAAGTCCAGCGAACCGGATGTAAAAGGATTCGATACCTCCTTAGACTATTTTTTCTCTCCGGCGGAAATGGCCGGGATACAGACTCATCACCGAGGAGACGACGCTGGAGGCGAGGAGCTGACCTCTTGTCCGTATCCCGGCGACGATGGTTTCGTCAGCCCTTCAAACTCGACACAAGGGGGCCTCCCCTTCTCAAACAGACTGGTCAACTGCCAGGAATGTGGACGGCTGTTCTCCAACTCGCTAGACCTCGCACTGCACCAAAGAATTCACATGGGGGAGAAACTCTTCAGCTGCACCCAGTGTGACAAGCAGTTCCTCCACCTGCACCAGCTCAAGAcccaccagagaatacacaccagGGAGAAACCCTTTAGCTGTTCCCAATGCGGGAAGCGCTTCTCCCAGTCCAGCCACATCAAGAGACACATGAGtgttcacacaggagaaaagcgGTTTGGCTGCAGCGTATGCGGCAAGAGGTTTTCACAATCCTGTAGCCTCAAAGTGCACCAGAGCGTCCACACTGGAGAGAGACCGTTCAGCTGCACTCAGTGCGGGAAGAGTTTCTCTGTGCTCGGGAACCTAATGAGGCACCAGAGTGTCCACAGAAGAACGCAGGATTAA
- the LOC109885919 gene encoding zinc finger protein 35 isoform X2 has product MSNSVPFHSQLASIMEVLANAAVAEICQLVDDGYAVLRLEISRTQSENQALKTKLHLVEVRSRERSVKRSIVPPLSSCFGALGTDQVEEKQSPSVRRNGGSVVLGDRSTRTVSEENLDTTEHPEVVVVKEEKLEEELRDCGSKHNQQPRRLISVSRSLVAVNDQILNAETSPVEVAEEKRDSDNQRLQQTANRHSTASQHTHSSDCVTYQRESHTATGLSRIEDGRDMLDPSCSYLVETDSTKPLDAQPPLTPSGVTTLCDSTASSASLGWKQEAGGVDTLKMEAGMPSWTKGRDIGMGLAAQCGVDIPGKNREGIQLGNGTNVCPQSNVNLRESESSEGRKSSEPDVKGFDTSLDYFFSPAEMAGIQTHHRGDDAGGEELTSCPYPGDDGFVSPSNSTQGGLPFSNRLVNCQECGRLFSNSLDLALHQRIHMGEKLFSCTQCDKQFLHLHQLKTHQRIHTREKPFSCSQCGKRFSQSSHIKRHMSVHTGEKRFGCSVCGKRFSQSCSLKVHQSVHTGERPFSCTQCGKSFSVLGNLMRHQSVHRRTQD; this is encoded by the exons ATGTCGAATTCTGTACCTTTTCACTCTCAGCTCGCCTCCATCATGGAGGTATTGGCTAACGCGGCAGTGGCAGAAATCTGCCAACTTGTAGACGATGGCTATGCCGTGTTGCGCCTTGAAATATCGAGAACTCAGAGCGAAAACCAGGCTTTGAAGACCAAACTACACCTGGTGGAGGTTCGTTCTAGGGAACGATCTGTCAAAAGAAGCATCGTACCCCCATTGTCGAGCTGTTTTGGCGCGCTAGGAACAG ATCAAGTCGAAGAGAAGCAGTCCCCCAGTGTAAGGAGAAATGGAGGATCCGTGGTGTTGGGGGACAGGAGCACTAGGACTGTCAGTGAAGAG AACCTTGACACGACTGAGCATCCTGAGGTAGTGGTTGTAAAAGAAGAGAAATTGGAAGAGGAGCTGAGAGACTGTGGCTCAAAGCACAACCAGCAACCCAGGAGACTGA TTAGTGTGTCTCGGTCTCTTGTTGCTGTGAACGATCAAATCCTGAATGCAGAAACTTCACCTGTGGAGGTAGCTGAGGAGAAGCGGGACAGCGACAACCAGAGGCTCCAACAGACCGCGAACAGACACAGCACGGCAAGCCAGCACACACACAGCTCGGACTGTGTGACAtatcagagagagagtcatacagcaACTGGCCTCTCTCGCATAGAGGATGGTAGAGACATGCTTGATCCATCTTGTTCTTATTTGGTGGAAACGGACTCTACTAAGCCACTTGATGCCCAGCCGCCCTTGACTCCGAGTGGGGTCACAACCTTGTGTGACAGTACGGCCTCCTCTGCCTCACTGGGCTGGAAGCAGGAGGCCGGAGGAGTTGACACTCTTAAAATGGAGGCAGGAATGCCCTCCTGGACCAAAGGGAGGGATATTGGAATGGGCCTGGCTGCTCAGTGTGGAGTTGACATCCCTGGGAAAAACAGGGAGGGTATTCAGCTGGGGAACGGCACAAACGTCTGTCCTCAGAGCAACGTTAATTTAAGGGAGAGCGAGTCATCGGAAGGGCGCAAGTCCAGCGAACCGGATGTAAAAGGATTCGATACCTCCTTAGACTATTTTTTCTCTCCGGCGGAAATGGCCGGGATACAGACTCATCACCGAGGAGACGACGCTGGAGGCGAGGAGCTGACCTCTTGTCCGTATCCCGGCGACGATGGTTTCGTCAGCCCTTCAAACTCGACACAAGGGGGCCTCCCCTTCTCAAACAGACTGGTCAACTGCCAGGAATGTGGACGGCTGTTCTCCAACTCGCTAGACCTCGCACTGCACCAAAGAATTCACATGGGGGAGAAACTCTTCAGCTGCACCCAGTGTGACAAGCAGTTCCTCCACCTGCACCAGCTCAAGAcccaccagagaatacacaccagGGAGAAACCCTTTAGCTGTTCCCAATGCGGGAAGCGCTTCTCCCAGTCCAGCCACATCAAGAGACACATGAGtgttcacacaggagaaaagcgGTTTGGCTGCAGCGTATGCGGCAAGAGGTTTTCACAATCCTGTAGCCTCAAAGTGCACCAGAGCGTCCACACTGGAGAGAGACCGTTCAGCTGCACTCAGTGCGGGAAGAGTTTCTCTGTGCTCGGGAACCTAATGAGGCACCAGAGTGTCCACAGAAGAACGCAGGATTAA